The Myxococcales bacterium genome contains the following window.
CGCGATAAAAAAGTGGCCCGGGTGAAGGATATTGCCAAGGCACGAGATGTCAGCATGGCTTCGGTGAGCACCGCCATGCGGCGTCTGGCGGACCTGAATCTGATTCATTACACCCAGCGCGAGTTCATCGAACTGACCCCTGAAGGCGAGGAAGCGGTACGAAAAGTGATCGTCCGCCATGAAATCCTGCGCCAATTTTTACAGGATTTTCTCGGCATCGACGCGGCCATCGCCGATACCGATGCCTGTCAGATCGAACATCATCTCTCGGACTCGACCGTCGACCGTTTCGTTCGCTTGCTGGAATTCCTGGCCAATTGTCCCGACGGGAAAAAGGCGCTGGAGTTGTTTCGTTCCTGCCAGGAAGTGAACGCGGATCTCGAATCCTGCCGCCAAATCTGCGAAGGTCGGATGCGCTGGCGCTGGCGCGGCGGCGAAGCCGAACTCACCACTTTGGGCGATCTGACGCCGGGCCGTCACGCCCGCGTGGCCAAGATCAACGCCCGCGGCGCGCTCCGCCAGCGATTGATCGACATGGGCATGTTGCCGCTGACCGAGGTCGAGGTGGAGCGCGTGGCGCCGTCGGGCGATCCGATCTGGATTCGCATCCGCGGTTTCAATCTGTCCCTGCGGAAAGAGGAAGCCCAGGGCATCGTGGTAACTCCGATCTGACCGGCGGATTCCGGGAAAGGACAACCAGAAGCGTAACACCATGGTCCGCGAACTCCACCACGAACGCACGTATCGCATCGCCTTGGCCGGCAACCCGAATTCCGGCAAGACTTCCCTCTTCAACGCCCTGACCGGCGCCAACCAGCACGTCGGCAACTACCCCGGCATCACCGTGGAAAAACGGGAAGGCGGATACCGCGACAACGGCGATCATTTTCAAGTGATCGATCTGCCCGGCACTTACAGCCTGTCGACTTATTCGCCCGAGGAACGGATCGCGCGGCGGGAAATTCTGCAGAAAGATCTCGCCGCCGTGGTGGTCGTCGCCGACGCCACCAACCTGGACCGCAACCTATACCTGTTGGTGCAGGTGATGGAATTGGGCGCCAACGTCGTGCTGGCGCTCAACATGAGCGACGAGGCGGCCAAGGGCGGCCAACGGCTCGACGTGCCGCAGATGCGGGCCTTGCTGGGCATCCCGATCGTCGAAACCGTGGGCCATCGCGGCGGCGGCGCGGCCGAGCTCAAGGCGGCGATCCGCCGCGCGGTCGAACAGCCGACGCGCGGCCGGCGGGTCGTGTATCGTCCGCGCCTCGAGGAAGTGCTGGCGCGAATGGCCGACCGGCTCGACGTCCATCTGTCGCGCACCGCGCCTTCGTCCCGCTGGTTGGCGATCAAGGTGCTCGAGGAAGATCCGGAAGTGGATCAGTACCTCGCCGGCCGCCTGGACGACGTGCCCCGTTTTCTGCGCGAAGTCCGGCAGGAAGCCGCGTCGCTGTTGGCCGAAACCCGCACCGACGGCCCCTTGCTGGTGGCCGATCATCGCTACGCCTTCATCGCCGGGTTGCTGCGCGAGGTCCGGCTGACGGAAATGCGCCGCGACTCGCGACGCGTCTCCGATTTCGTCGATGCCATCCTCTGTCATCGCCTGCTGGGCATCCCGCTCTTCCTGGCGCTGATGTACCTGCTGTTCTGGTTGACGTTCACCGCCGGCCGCGTCCCGATGGGTTGGATCGAGGACGGTTTCGCCTGGCTGACCGCCGCGCTGAACGCGCATTGGCCCGCCGGCCAGGGCGAGGTGCTGCGGTCGCTGCTGGTCGACGGTGTAATCGGCGGCGTCGGCGGGGTGCTGGTTTTTCTGCCGAACATCCTGTTCCTCTTTTTCGGCCTGGCGCTGTTGGAAGACACGGGCTACATGGCCCGCGCCGCTTTTCTGATGGACCGCTTCATGCATCGCATGGGCCTGCACGGCAAATCCTTCGTGCCGATGGTGACCGGCTTCGGCTGCAGCATTCCGGGCCTGATGGCTTGCCGGACCCTCGACAACGAGCGCGACCGGTTGACGACCATGCTGGTGCTGCCGCTGATGAGTTGCGGCGCCCGGCTGCCGATCTACCTGCTGCTCATTCCGGCCTTTTTC
Protein-coding sequences here:
- a CDS encoding DtxR family transcriptional regulator, with the translated sequence MTQANQLEPNLISESLEDYLETIYHLVRDKKVARVKDIAKARDVSMASVSTAMRRLADLNLIHYTQREFIELTPEGEEAVRKVIVRHEILRQFLQDFLGIDAAIADTDACQIEHHLSDSTVDRFVRLLEFLANCPDGKKALELFRSCQEVNADLESCRQICEGRMRWRWRGGEAELTTLGDLTPGRHARVAKINARGALRQRLIDMGMLPLTEVEVERVAPSGDPIWIRIRGFNLSLRKEEAQGIVVTPI
- the feoB gene encoding ferrous iron transport protein B; translated protein: MVRELHHERTYRIALAGNPNSGKTSLFNALTGANQHVGNYPGITVEKREGGYRDNGDHFQVIDLPGTYSLSTYSPEERIARREILQKDLAAVVVVADATNLDRNLYLLVQVMELGANVVLALNMSDEAAKGGQRLDVPQMRALLGIPIVETVGHRGGGAAELKAAIRRAVEQPTRGRRVVYRPRLEEVLARMADRLDVHLSRTAPSSRWLAIKVLEEDPEVDQYLAGRLDDVPRFLREVRQEAASLLAETRTDGPLLVADHRYAFIAGLLREVRLTEMRRDSRRVSDFVDAILCHRLLGIPLFLALMYLLFWLTFTAGRVPMGWIEDGFAWLTAALNAHWPAGQGEVLRSLLVDGVIGGVGGVLVFLPNILFLFFGLALLEDTGYMARAAFLMDRFMHRMGLHGKSFVPMVTGFGCSIPGLMACRTLDNERDRLTTMLVLPLMSCGARLPIYLLLIPAFFPVPWQAPVLWLMYLIGIGLAVLLARLIRSTILAGEDAPFVMELPPYRLPTAKAMLLKMGQRAGSYLRKAGTVILAISILMWLAASFPKRSGDAETPPSPAVDRQQDLEYSVAGRVGKILAPVTGTMGADWRIATAMIGAFAAKEVFVSQLGIIFSLGEDNAEPETLRQALRQAYSPLQAFAIMLFLLVATPCMATMAVMRRESGSWKWAALQFGALTGLGWLLATLVYQIGGLFA